A window from Hymenobacter volaticus encodes these proteins:
- a CDS encoding ABC transporter permease: MEEEYARVQGLFTGISGFSWLVSIGTIMAGIIGVSNIMLIVVKERTKEIGIRKALGATPWSIVSLIVQESIVITAVAGLFGLLFGTALMAGINSLIAGQDVGFFANPRVDIGVAGTAVALLVVAGAVAGLVPALKAAQVQPVVALKDE, encoded by the coding sequence GTGGAAGAGGAGTATGCACGGGTGCAGGGCCTGTTCACCGGCATTTCGGGCTTCAGCTGGCTGGTGAGCATCGGCACCATTATGGCCGGAATTATTGGGGTGAGCAACATCATGCTCATTGTCGTGAAAGAGCGCACCAAGGAAATCGGAATTCGCAAAGCCCTTGGCGCCACGCCGTGGAGCATTGTAAGTTTGATTGTGCAGGAAAGTATCGTCATCACGGCTGTGGCCGGGCTCTTCGGGCTCCTATTCGGTACGGCCCTCATGGCGGGTATCAACTCCCTAATTGCGGGCCAGGACGTTGGCTTTTTCGCTAACCCGCGCGTCGATATTGGGGTGGCAGGCACGGCGGTGGCTTTGCTGGTGGTGGCAGGAGCCGTGGCCGGTTTGGTACCCGCTCTAAAAGCCGCTCAGGTGCAGCCCGTGGTAGCGCTGAAAGATGAATAA
- the rpmA gene encoding 50S ribosomal protein L27, whose product MAHKKGVGSSNNGRESHSKRLGVKIFGGQSIIAGNIIVRQRGTKHHPGQNVGIGKDHTLFAMIDGTVQFRKGRQDRSFVTVVPSTVEATTETTTVAA is encoded by the coding sequence ATGGCACACAAGAAAGGCGTAGGTAGCTCTAACAACGGTCGTGAATCGCATTCCAAGCGTCTCGGCGTGAAAATTTTCGGTGGTCAGTCCATCATTGCTGGCAACATCATCGTGCGTCAGCGTGGCACCAAGCACCACCCTGGTCAGAACGTAGGTATCGGCAAAGACCACACCTTGTTCGCTATGATCGATGGTACAGTACAGTTCCGCAAGGGCCGTCAGGACCGTTCGTTTGTAACTGTAGTGCCTAGCACTGTAGAAGCTACTACTGAGACGACTACTGTTGCTGCGTAG
- a CDS encoding alpha/beta fold hydrolase, whose amino-acid sequence MIYLIPGLGADERVFQNLRPLLQDETQILLWLTPEPDEPLSAYAARMAASIPLEQEGLLVGVSFGGVVGLEINRIRPRLRTVLVSSIPDASCMPLLLRLIRSTGVYRLFPPQWLKLFPRAGQLYFGVHNGEEYRMFKRILRDMEPTYTRWAIHRLLHWDSANVGRSIQLLGTADRVFPPGPTPVDYLIEGGGHFMVFSHAPQVSAILNKLAAEEKEKVNTLTSNTNISS is encoded by the coding sequence ATGATCTACCTCATTCCGGGTTTGGGGGCCGACGAGCGGGTATTTCAGAATTTGCGGCCTTTACTGCAGGACGAGACGCAAATTTTGCTTTGGCTTACTCCAGAGCCAGACGAGCCGTTGTCAGCCTACGCTGCCCGCATGGCTGCCTCTATCCCTCTAGAACAAGAAGGTTTGCTGGTGGGTGTTTCGTTTGGTGGAGTGGTAGGCCTAGAAATTAACCGCATACGCCCGCGGCTGCGGACTGTGCTGGTTTCCAGCATTCCTGATGCTAGCTGTATGCCGCTGCTGTTGCGCCTGATCCGTTCAACGGGCGTGTACCGGTTGTTCCCGCCGCAGTGGTTGAAGCTGTTTCCAAGGGCGGGCCAACTTTACTTCGGTGTGCACAACGGCGAAGAGTACCGCATGTTCAAACGGATTCTGCGCGACATGGAACCTACGTACACGCGCTGGGCGATTCACCGGCTCCTACACTGGGACAGCGCCAACGTCGGGCGCAGCATCCAACTCCTCGGCACCGCCGACCGAGTCTTCCCGCCCGGCCCTACTCCTGTGGACTATCTCATTGAAGGCGGCGGGCACTTCATGGTGTTCAGCCATGCCCCACAGGTCAGTGCGATTCTGAACAAGCTAGCCGCCGAAGAAAAGGAGAAAGTAAATACCTTGACTAGCAACACCAACATATCTTCCTAA
- a CDS encoding ABC transporter permease, with product MFDLDKWQEILGTMRRNKLRTFLTAFGVFWGIFMLVLLLGAGKGMENGIWKEFGGGAMNSLFVGTGKTSLPWQGMKPGREIKFANDDLNAIRQQVDGIEILASRNRLYGEYTIVNGTKNGSYQVYGANAEFFQLNGEKLARGRLLNPLDGVERRKVMVLGEKVHKVLFGDSNGIGKFVQVKGVFFKVVGTFTSTGNNGRNEERAFVPFSTFQTTFNQYNQVHNMVMSSRKGTPVKELEEQVRTLMAVRHKFDPADKQAIYLENNEEEVARFEGLFTGIKLFVSVIGVLTLVAGVVGVSNIMLIIVQERTREIGVRKALGATPLSIISMIVQESVVITSVSGYMGLLAGVAILDAIRYALEQAGGTTSYFDHPEVNIGVALSATALLVVAGAIAGLVPAMKAANVKPIEALRAE from the coding sequence ATGTTCGACCTCGATAAATGGCAAGAAATCCTCGGGACCATGCGCCGCAACAAGCTGCGCACGTTCCTGACGGCTTTCGGCGTGTTTTGGGGCATCTTCATGCTGGTACTGCTGCTAGGCGCGGGGAAGGGTATGGAGAATGGCATCTGGAAGGAGTTCGGGGGTGGCGCCATGAACAGCCTGTTTGTAGGAACCGGCAAAACCTCCTTGCCCTGGCAAGGCATGAAGCCCGGCCGCGAAATCAAATTCGCCAACGATGACTTGAATGCTATCCGGCAGCAAGTAGATGGCATTGAGATACTGGCCTCGCGCAATCGGCTTTATGGTGAGTACACCATCGTCAATGGCACCAAGAACGGCTCTTACCAAGTGTATGGCGCTAATGCCGAGTTTTTCCAGCTCAACGGCGAAAAGTTAGCGCGGGGCCGCCTTCTCAACCCCCTCGACGGTGTGGAGCGGCGCAAGGTGATGGTACTCGGCGAGAAGGTTCATAAGGTGCTATTCGGCGACAGCAACGGCATTGGGAAGTTTGTGCAGGTGAAGGGCGTGTTTTTCAAAGTAGTGGGCACGTTCACTAGCACCGGCAACAATGGCCGCAACGAGGAGCGGGCCTTCGTGCCCTTTAGCACCTTCCAGACCACCTTCAACCAGTACAACCAGGTGCATAACATGGTGATGAGCAGCCGCAAAGGCACACCGGTGAAGGAACTGGAAGAGCAAGTACGGACGCTGATGGCCGTTCGGCATAAGTTTGACCCCGCCGACAAACAGGCCATCTACCTCGAAAACAATGAGGAAGAAGTAGCGCGCTTCGAAGGGCTCTTTACGGGCATCAAGCTATTTGTCAGTGTTATTGGCGTACTGACTTTGGTAGCCGGCGTGGTAGGGGTAAGCAATATCATGCTCATCATTGTACAGGAACGGACCCGCGAAATCGGCGTGCGCAAGGCCCTTGGCGCTACCCCGCTGAGCATCATCAGCATGATTGTGCAGGAGTCGGTGGTTATTACCAGCGTTTCGGGTTACATGGGCCTGCTGGCAGGTGTAGCCATTCTGGATGCCATCCGTTACGCCCTCGAACAAGCCGGTGGCACTACCTCCTACTTCGATCATCCGGAAGTGAATATTGGCGTCGCGCTCAGTGCTACGGCTCTGCTGGTGGTTGCGGGTGCCATAGCCGGTCTGGTTCCGGCCATGAAAGCGGCCAACGTGAAACCTATTGAAGCGCTAAGAGCAGAATGA
- the hemW gene encoding radical SAM family heme chaperone HemW, which translates to MAGLYLHIPFCKQACHYCDFHFSTSMGLKSRLVDALTQELALRADYLGPQSVLETIYFGGGTPSLLTATELDQIFNAIHIHFRVAADAEITLEANPDDLTAAKVRELAASPINRLSIGLQSFHEPHLRLMNRAHSAIESTAAVQLAQEAGFENISVDLIYGVPAPDHGIWEEDLAKVFALQVPHLSCYALTVEPDTVFGRQLKKGTFRPPPDEFVARQFEMLLAELARHGYQQYEISNFCQPGRESRHNSAYWRGVPYLGLGPSAHSFNGVSRQYTLANNPQYVTSVLEQHEVPATIEFLSPTDRANEYLMTSLRTARGTDLRHLHTSLGVNLVADRADYLKYLQTNGWATISADEVLTLTDKGKLLADQITLELFQEAE; encoded by the coding sequence TTGGCTGGCCTTTACCTCCATATTCCTTTTTGCAAGCAAGCCTGCCACTACTGCGACTTCCATTTCAGCACCTCGATGGGCTTGAAAAGCCGGCTGGTGGACGCCCTAACGCAGGAGCTAGCTTTACGAGCTGACTATTTAGGTCCTCAGTCCGTTCTAGAAACCATTTATTTCGGTGGGGGTACCCCGTCGTTGCTGACTGCAACTGAACTCGACCAGATTTTCAATGCCATTCACATCCATTTCCGCGTGGCGGCGGATGCGGAAATAACGCTGGAAGCCAACCCCGACGACTTGACCGCCGCCAAAGTGCGTGAACTAGCGGCCTCGCCGATCAACCGGCTAAGCATTGGACTCCAAAGTTTTCACGAGCCGCACTTGCGGCTGATGAACCGGGCACATTCCGCCATCGAGTCAACAGCGGCCGTGCAGCTAGCGCAGGAAGCAGGCTTCGAGAATATTTCGGTGGACTTGATTTATGGAGTACCGGCTCCCGACCACGGTATTTGGGAGGAAGATTTGGCGAAGGTGTTTGCCTTGCAGGTACCACACCTTTCTTGCTATGCGCTTACCGTGGAGCCCGATACTGTGTTTGGGCGGCAGCTCAAGAAAGGCACGTTTCGTCCGCCACCCGACGAGTTTGTAGCCCGGCAGTTCGAGATGCTGCTGGCCGAGCTTGCGCGCCACGGCTACCAACAGTACGAAATCAGCAACTTCTGCCAACCTGGCCGGGAGTCGCGCCACAATTCGGCGTATTGGCGCGGCGTGCCTTATCTTGGTTTGGGTCCGAGCGCGCACTCCTTCAACGGGGTTAGCCGCCAATACACGCTGGCCAACAACCCGCAGTACGTAACGTCGGTGCTGGAGCAGCACGAAGTACCCGCCACCATTGAGTTCCTCTCTCCCACCGACCGGGCCAATGAGTATTTGATGACCAGCCTGCGCACTGCCCGCGGCACCGACTTACGCCACTTGCACACGAGCTTGGGCGTAAATTTAGTAGCCGACCGAGCCGACTATTTGAAGTATCTGCAAACGAATGGCTGGGCCACTATCAGTGCCGATGAAGTGCTGACCCTCACCGACAAAGGCAAATTGCTGGCTGATCAGATAACCTTGGAGCTCTTCCAAGAAGCGGAATAA
- a CDS encoding efflux RND transporter periplasmic adaptor subunit translates to MKRVFLSLLLLLVLAGFGWLGYYFWKQAHTDPIVYKTEAPFVADIVKKTVATGSIVPRREVLIKPQVSGIVEELYVEAGQPVKEGQLLARIRTVANAGNVNNAQNNIQAARVALETSQIELERQRPLFEQKVIAAQEFNRLLADYKAKKQALNAAENDLQIAQRGASRNTGGASNLVRSTITGLLLDVPIKVGSSVVERNNFNEGTTIASIADMQSLVFEGKIDESEVGKVREGMDLNLTIGALENESFPATLEYIAPKGIAEEGAIKFQVRAKLKLKPGQFLRANYSANGDIVLGRRSQVLAIRESLLQFGKKNKDSVFVEVETGPQQFQKRLVKTGLSDGINVEVSSGLTKSDKVKVLGPPSEGEKKS, encoded by the coding sequence ATGAAACGCGTGTTCCTTTCGCTGCTCCTGCTCTTAGTCCTTGCCGGGTTTGGCTGGCTAGGCTATTACTTCTGGAAGCAGGCTCACACCGATCCAATCGTTTATAAAACGGAAGCGCCCTTCGTGGCCGACATCGTGAAAAAGACCGTGGCAACGGGTAGCATCGTGCCGCGCCGCGAGGTACTCATTAAGCCGCAGGTATCGGGCATTGTGGAGGAACTGTACGTGGAGGCTGGGCAGCCCGTGAAGGAAGGTCAGTTGCTGGCCCGTATCCGGACGGTAGCCAATGCCGGCAATGTGAACAACGCCCAAAACAACATTCAAGCCGCCCGCGTGGCCCTCGAAACCAGCCAAATAGAGCTAGAGCGCCAACGCCCACTGTTCGAGCAAAAAGTTATTGCCGCTCAAGAATTCAACCGCCTGCTCGCCGACTACAAAGCCAAGAAGCAAGCCCTCAACGCCGCCGAAAACGACCTTCAAATTGCTCAGCGCGGTGCTTCCCGCAACACCGGTGGCGCCTCCAACTTGGTCCGCTCCACCATTACCGGCCTGCTGCTAGATGTACCAATTAAAGTAGGCTCGTCGGTAGTAGAGCGCAACAACTTCAACGAGGGCACTACCATTGCCTCCATTGCCGATATGCAAAGCCTAGTATTTGAGGGCAAGATTGATGAGAGCGAAGTAGGCAAAGTGCGCGAAGGCATGGACCTGAATCTGACCATCGGGGCGCTCGAAAACGAGTCGTTTCCGGCCACGCTCGAATACATTGCGCCCAAGGGCATTGCCGAGGAAGGTGCCATCAAGTTTCAGGTGCGGGCCAAGCTCAAGCTCAAGCCCGGCCAGTTTTTGCGCGCCAACTATTCCGCCAACGGCGACATTGTGCTAGGTCGCCGCAGCCAAGTATTAGCTATCCGGGAAAGCCTGCTCCAATTTGGCAAGAAGAATAAGGACAGTGTATTTGTGGAAGTGGAAACCGGGCCGCAGCAATTTCAAAAGCGCCTAGTCAAAACCGGCCTCTCCGATGGTATCAACGTGGAAGTAAGCTCGGGCCTAACTAAATCCGACAAGGTGAAAGTGCTCGGGCCACCATCCGAGGGCGAAAAGAAGAGCTAG
- a CDS encoding cyclase family protein, producing the protein MLATYPHQGRVFSFNPAAPLDISLPLAPGANQVNCFWAEPVQFDVIRVGNFVGSVAEGGSTNYKRVHVTPHGNGTHTECYGHIAPEPTATLNRCLRRFLFVARLVSVQPRPQANGDQVVHLTDVQRELEGGPDAAVHPEAIVLRTLPNHKAKRTRQYSGTNPTYLEPALAEYLASAHIEHLLLDLPSVDREEDGGALLAHHAFWQYPHATRQQATITELIFVPDELEDGLYLLNLQVTSLELDASPSKPVLYQLHLNS; encoded by the coding sequence ATGCTTGCCACTTACCCGCATCAAGGCCGTGTGTTCTCGTTTAACCCGGCTGCTCCGCTTGATATTTCGTTGCCGTTGGCGCCGGGCGCGAATCAAGTGAACTGTTTTTGGGCCGAGCCGGTACAGTTTGATGTTATTCGGGTAGGCAACTTTGTAGGGAGCGTAGCGGAGGGAGGTAGCACCAACTACAAGCGGGTGCACGTCACGCCCCACGGCAACGGTACCCACACCGAGTGCTATGGCCATATAGCACCCGAGCCAACGGCCACGCTTAATAGGTGCTTGCGCCGCTTCCTATTTGTAGCACGGCTAGTATCGGTGCAGCCTCGGCCTCAAGCCAACGGCGACCAAGTAGTACACCTTACCGACGTGCAGCGCGAACTAGAAGGTGGCCCCGATGCAGCCGTCCACCCTGAGGCTATTGTGCTGCGCACCTTGCCCAACCATAAAGCGAAACGCACCCGCCAGTACTCCGGCACTAACCCAACCTACCTGGAGCCGGCACTAGCCGAGTACTTAGCGTCAGCCCATATAGAACACCTGCTCCTCGACCTACCAAGCGTGGACCGAGAGGAAGATGGTGGCGCGCTGTTAGCCCACCACGCGTTTTGGCAATATCCGCACGCCACCCGTCAGCAAGCCACCATTACCGAGCTGATTTTTGTACCTGATGAGTTAGAAGACGGTTTGTATCTACTCAATTTACAGGTCACTAGCCTGGAACTAGATGCTAGCCCAAGCAAGCCAGTGCTTTATCAGTTGCACCTTAATTCTTAG
- a CDS encoding BamA/TamA family outer membrane protein: protein MLNTETADQPVLRRYRIKNSLPDSLTVLREVRELVLALQGESYLTASADELRWHRDTVQVKLYVGEKFRWARLRNGNLGDGLLTRAGYREKLYRNQPFQPQDWSRLQERVLREAENQGYPFATVRLDSAQLHEADIEGRVLLERGPVIVFDSLQIIGSSTIRKRFLTKYLQIYPEQPFSQQRVEEAARRLRQLPYLQLKAEPEVRFARGRARVYLLLEDRTANQFDAIVGILPNPTPGLGQKRVQLTGDVTIALRNIKGGGKGLGLQWRKTDVNSQQLDAQYAHPTFFGTPLELGGTFNLYRQSTPQNGFQTLRPRLQITYPTARSGRISFFTEWRSSRLLGDASYASLTVLPENIDSRFTSYGLDYTWTSLDDSYFPRSGVLASGQASVGSKIISKNTELNETLYDSLPLRSTQVSAGTRLERYTRIGRGGVLLTRLRGEALFNQRLFLNDLFRIGGLSTLRGFNELNFYTSQYAVGTAEYRQFTSADAYLFAFIDQGYLRRDIETETSTNAPTGLGVGLSFRTGAGQFQFVYALGRDNQQKLALNSGKIHFGITSRF, encoded by the coding sequence GTGTTAAACACCGAAACGGCCGATCAGCCAGTGTTACGCCGCTACCGTATCAAAAACAGCTTGCCCGATTCCTTGACTGTACTGCGCGAAGTCCGGGAACTAGTGCTGGCCTTGCAAGGCGAATCCTACTTAACCGCCTCGGCCGATGAGCTACGCTGGCACCGCGACACAGTGCAAGTAAAACTGTATGTAGGCGAGAAGTTTCGGTGGGCGCGGCTGCGCAACGGCAACCTCGGCGACGGCTTACTGACCCGCGCTGGCTACCGCGAAAAGCTTTATCGCAATCAGCCTTTTCAACCCCAAGATTGGAGCCGCTTGCAAGAACGGGTTCTGCGGGAAGCAGAAAATCAGGGCTACCCGTTCGCGACAGTGCGGCTCGATTCGGCGCAGTTGCACGAAGCCGACATCGAAGGCCGCGTGTTGCTGGAGCGGGGCCCGGTCATTGTCTTCGATTCCCTGCAAATTATAGGGAGCAGCACTATTCGCAAGCGTTTCCTAACCAAGTATTTGCAGATATATCCTGAGCAGCCCTTTAGCCAGCAACGGGTGGAAGAAGCGGCGCGCCGCCTGCGGCAGTTGCCCTATCTGCAACTCAAAGCCGAGCCGGAAGTACGCTTTGCCCGGGGCCGCGCCCGGGTGTATTTGTTGCTCGAAGACCGCACGGCCAACCAGTTCGATGCCATTGTAGGCATTTTACCCAACCCCACACCAGGCCTTGGCCAGAAACGGGTGCAACTCACCGGCGACGTCACAATTGCGCTGCGCAACATCAAAGGCGGAGGCAAAGGGTTAGGGCTGCAATGGCGAAAAACGGATGTCAACTCTCAGCAGCTTGATGCGCAATACGCGCACCCTACTTTTTTCGGGACGCCGCTCGAACTTGGTGGCACCTTCAACCTCTACCGCCAGTCCACTCCTCAAAACGGGTTTCAGACGCTGCGGCCACGCTTGCAGATTACGTATCCCACGGCGCGTTCGGGGCGCATCAGCTTTTTCACGGAGTGGCGTAGTTCTCGCTTGCTAGGCGATGCCTCCTATGCTAGCCTCACCGTTCTGCCTGAAAACATTGATTCCCGCTTCACTTCCTACGGCCTTGACTATACCTGGACTTCGCTCGACGATTCATACTTCCCCCGGAGCGGCGTGCTGGCCAGTGGGCAGGCTTCAGTAGGCAGCAAGATCATCAGTAAGAACACCGAGCTAAATGAAACGCTCTACGACAGCCTACCGCTTCGTAGCACCCAAGTGAGTGCGGGCACGCGGCTAGAGCGGTACACCCGCATCGGGCGGGGCGGCGTGCTGCTGACGCGCCTGCGCGGCGAAGCCCTTTTCAACCAGCGCCTGTTCCTCAACGACCTGTTCCGAATAGGCGGCCTCTCGACGCTACGGGGCTTCAACGAACTAAACTTTTACACCAGCCAATACGCAGTAGGCACGGCCGAATACCGTCAGTTCACGAGTGCCGATGCTTACCTGTTCGCCTTCATCGACCAAGGCTACCTGCGCCGCGACATCGAAACAGAAACGAGCACCAATGCACCAACAGGGCTAGGCGTAGGCCTAAGCTTCCGAACCGGTGCCGGTCAGTTCCAGTTCGTGTACGCTTTGGGTCGCGACAATCAGCAGAAGCTAGCCTTAAACTCCGGTAAGATTCACTTCGGTATCACCAGCCGTTTTTGA
- the rplU gene encoding 50S ribosomal protein L21 yields the protein MYAIVNIAGKQTKVEANKFVYAHRLAGNVGDTVELGKALLTDDNGTLTIGAPLLDVAVTGTILAHVKGDKVLVFKKKRRKGYRKLNGHRQQFTKVMINSIG from the coding sequence ATGTACGCAATTGTCAATATAGCCGGGAAGCAGACGAAAGTCGAAGCCAATAAATTTGTATACGCCCACCGCTTGGCTGGCAACGTCGGCGATACGGTGGAATTGGGCAAAGCCCTCCTCACCGACGATAACGGAACCCTGACCATTGGTGCGCCCTTGTTGGACGTAGCCGTAACGGGTACCATCCTCGCTCACGTAAAGGGCGACAAGGTTCTTGTATTCAAGAAGAAGCGCCGCAAGGGCTACAGAAAGCTGAACGGTCACCGTCAGCAGTTTACCAAAGTAATGATCAACAGCATCGGGTAA
- a CDS encoding LytR/AlgR family response regulator transcription factor has product MTSAVSLACVIIDDNEINRFTLERAVQRHDQLTLAASFPDAVEALSYLRGGGQVDLLLLDIEMPHISGLELVKLLPNPKPAVILVTTHASFAVDAFELRVVDYLVKPVSYARFCQAIAHVTEQHQAALPAAPPVVAPSAVAPNDISATGTDLFVKTNGKLLRINFESVLFIEALSTYVVLVTDKQKHVVGGTLKSIEDRLPFRHFVRVHRSYIVNLHRVESLEDNMLKLGQHEVPVSRPYQEELTLRLRAL; this is encoded by the coding sequence ATGACTTCTGCAGTTTCGCTCGCTTGCGTCATCATCGACGACAACGAAATCAACCGCTTTACACTGGAGCGTGCTGTGCAGCGCCACGATCAGCTGACGCTCGCGGCCTCGTTTCCCGACGCGGTGGAGGCTCTGTCTTACCTACGTGGTGGGGGCCAAGTTGATTTGCTGCTGCTCGACATCGAAATGCCGCATATCAGCGGGCTGGAACTTGTGAAGCTGCTGCCTAACCCCAAACCGGCCGTCATTCTAGTGACTACCCACGCCAGTTTCGCGGTAGATGCCTTTGAGTTGCGCGTGGTCGATTACTTAGTGAAGCCAGTGAGCTATGCACGGTTTTGTCAGGCTATTGCGCACGTGACGGAGCAGCATCAAGCCGCACTACCAGCTGCGCCGCCGGTGGTGGCGCCTAGTGCTGTCGCCCCAAACGATATTTCGGCCACCGGCACCGACTTGTTTGTGAAAACCAACGGCAAGTTGCTGCGCATCAATTTTGAATCGGTGCTTTTTATCGAAGCCTTGTCGACCTACGTGGTGTTGGTTACCGACAAGCAAAAGCACGTGGTGGGTGGCACACTCAAAAGCATCGAGGATCGGCTGCCCTTCCGCCATTTCGTGCGGGTGCACCGCTCATATATAGTAAACCTGCACCGCGTGGAGTCCTTGGAAGACAACATGTTGAAGCTAGGCCAGCACGAAGTACCCGTGAGCCGGCCTTACCAAGAAGAGCTTACGCTACGCTTGCGGGCACTGTAG